Proteins encoded together in one Coffea arabica cultivar ET-39 chromosome 2c, Coffea Arabica ET-39 HiFi, whole genome shotgun sequence window:
- the LOC140003997 gene encoding GATA transcription factor 8-like, whose amino-acid sequence MGPNFVDEIDCGSFFDHIDDLIEFPPENECGNGLVGSGDCKNFPSLWDEALPDTDTLFTGNTSNSASDLSAELSVPYEDIVQLEWLSTFVEDSFSGGGMTLSKDNSSVNKDNPCNQFQTSSPVSVLESSSSSSSSSCSGGKTIPLSPNHRGPQRARSKRPRPATFNPRPAIQLISPPASFSEAPHLFLAPGVSSESENFAESEFVRKFPKPAGGEHKKKKKIKLTVPLGPMEINQNSASQAVRKCMHCEITKTPQWRAGPMGPKTLCNACGVRYKSGRLFPEYRPAASPTFVPSLHSNSHKKVLEMRGKVVEENTTAGTAAKASAAGRELVPESKPSLEYI is encoded by the exons ATGGGGCCAAATTTTGTGGATGAGATAGACTGCGGAAGCTTCTTTGATCACATTGATGACTTGATTGAATTCCCTCCTGAGAATGAGTGTGGTAACGGCCTTGTTGGCTCTGGTGACTGCAAGAATTTTCCTAGCCTTTGGGATGAAGCCCTGCCGGACACCGACACCCTTTTCACCGGCAATACCAGCAATTCGGCTTCTGACCTTTCTGCAGAGCTCTCTGTTCCG TACGAGGACATTGTTCAACTTGAATGGCTTTCAACCTTTGTGGAGGATTCCTTCTCTGGTGGAGGGATGACTCTTAGCAAAGATAATTCATCTGTCAACAAAGACAATCCCTGCAACCAATTTCAAACCTCCAGCCCTGTTTCTGTGCTTGAaagtagcagcagcagcagcagctccTCCTGCTCAGGGGGGAAAACTATACCGCTTAGCCCCAACCACCGTGGACCACAACGTGCCCGTAGCAAACGTCCGCGCCCGGCAACCTTTAACCCCCGCCCGGCTATTCAACTTATCTCTCCGCCGGCCTCCTTCAGCGAGGCTCCTCATTTGTTTCTTGCTCCTGGAGTTTCTTCAGAATCGGAGAATTTTGCGGAGTCTGAATTTGTGAGGAAGTTCCCCAAGCCTGCTGGAGGAGAGcataagaagaaaaagaaaatcaaattgACTGTTCCTCTGGGCCCGATGGAGATAAATCAGAATTCAGCATCACAAGCTGTGAGGAAATGCATGCACTGTGAGATAACAAAGACTCCTCAGTGGAGGGCTGGGCCTATGGGGCCAAAAACGCTCTGTAATGCATGTGGTGTTCGCTACAAATCCGGCCGTCTCTTTCCAGAATATCGCCCTGCAGCAAGTCCCACATTTGTGCCGTCCCTGCATTCAAATTCTCACAAGAAGGTTCTTGAGATGAGGGGCAAGGTTGTTGAGGAAAACACTACAGCGGGGACTGCAGCAAAAGCCTCAGCTGCCGGAAGAGAGCTAGTTCCAGAGAGTAAACCCTCGCTAGAATACATTTGA